From the genome of Shewanella sp. Choline-02u-19, one region includes:
- a CDS encoding cytochrome c3 family protein has translation MKTLNRRQAIHRIIGISSVAAGSALVANPVLAAVTGSTGEWRLAVDERLAYAKLDPMTVAKLAYETGNGCMFQVFDSIIKSLALSGSPDAEKFALVPTALAKYGYAGMLGEGTVCGNINATGMLANLLSINGESANSLLSPTMRYYESQALPLQTAEFITGIGADMTETLDQVGTPTSANSILCHSSISLWARENGKSFSQKGMRCKQLSASVVYELVVMLNKAFDGETVNDHPISDTVAGCQSCHTSESTFAPSVQTNMSCDTCHTGH, from the coding sequence ATGAAAACACTAAATAGAAGACAAGCGATACACCGTATTATTGGCATTTCCTCAGTAGCCGCAGGTAGTGCTTTAGTGGCTAACCCAGTTCTAGCGGCAGTCACCGGCAGTACTGGTGAGTGGAGACTAGCAGTAGATGAAAGACTCGCTTACGCCAAGCTAGACCCTATGACCGTAGCTAAACTTGCCTATGAAACGGGCAACGGCTGTATGTTCCAAGTGTTTGACAGCATCATCAAAAGTTTAGCGTTATCAGGTTCACCAGATGCTGAGAAATTTGCCTTAGTGCCTACTGCATTGGCCAAATACGGTTATGCTGGCATGTTAGGTGAAGGAACAGTTTGCGGTAATATTAACGCGACTGGCATGCTTGCTAACTTGCTATCAATTAACGGAGAGTCTGCTAACTCCCTTTTAAGCCCAACAATGCGCTATTACGAAAGCCAAGCCTTACCGCTGCAAACGGCTGAGTTCATTACGGGCATTGGCGCAGATATGACCGAAACATTAGATCAGGTCGGCACTCCTACCTCTGCAAACAGCATCTTATGCCACTCCTCTATCAGCCTTTGGGCGAGAGAAAATGGCAAGTCGTTTAGCCAAAAAGGCATGCGTTGTAAGCAGCTATCCGCCTCTGTCGTTTATGAATTAGTGGTCATGCTTAATAAAGCATTTGATGGTGAAACAGTAAATGACCATCCGATTTCTGACACTGTTGCCGGATGCCAATCTTGCCACACTTCAGAGTCCACATTTGCACCAAGCGTGCAGACTAATATGTCATGTGATACCTGCCACACTGGCCACTAA
- a CDS encoding winged helix-turn-helix domain-containing protein — translation MRLKIFEFDIANSQLFNSETQSSFHLTRTECQVLEQLAAHPNQVMSKGQLACAGSQTAVMSESAVAKAVFTLRKYFGEAHAELIETFPRKGYRLNITPPSASWSQQSKIRKNYLILTVTVLFLSCIAVVTAMHQYILFKEIDAPIKTNRNIVLDNGQKVILTWLESPRIRLRQEVPIEARVISALNMCPHLTWERVYLAFSNDMQVLNVSMLGKTPNGGTLMRNIKTSDFRLSPEFISDDWLEEVSLCD, via the coding sequence ATGCGGTTAAAAATCTTTGAATTTGATATTGCTAATAGTCAGTTATTCAATAGTGAAACTCAAAGCTCATTTCATCTAACACGCACCGAATGCCAAGTACTTGAACAGTTGGCAGCTCACCCAAACCAAGTCATGAGCAAAGGGCAGCTTGCTTGCGCGGGATCGCAAACTGCAGTGATGAGTGAATCAGCGGTGGCCAAAGCTGTTTTTACCTTGCGAAAGTACTTTGGCGAAGCTCATGCTGAGTTAATCGAGACATTTCCGCGCAAAGGTTACCGCTTAAATATTACCCCGCCGAGCGCGAGTTGGTCCCAGCAATCTAAAATACGTAAAAACTATCTTATATTAACGGTAACCGTGCTGTTTTTGAGCTGCATTGCGGTGGTGACGGCGATGCATCAATACATCTTATTTAAAGAGATTGATGCACCGATTAAAACTAACCGCAACATTGTGTTGGATAACGGCCAGAAAGTGATACTGACTTGGCTGGAGTCACCGAGGATAAGATTGCGCCAAGAAGTCCCTATTGAAGCAAGAGTTATTTCAGCGCTAAATATGTGCCCGCATTTAACATGGGAACGAGTGTACTTGGCGTTTTCAAATGATATGCAAGTGCTTAATGTTTCGATGTTAGGAAAAACGCCAAACGGGGGCACATTAATGAGAAATATAAAAACCAGTGACTTTAGGTTAAGCCCTGAATTTATTTCAGACGATTGGCTCGAGGAGGTATCACTCTGTGATTAA
- a CDS encoding AbrB/MazE/SpoVT family DNA-binding domain-containing protein, translating into MTELKVKNVGKGLGVELPQEIVEQLHLGAGDNISLERMAHGCYRLTSQSDGVSEQMALIEGFMHEEDA; encoded by the coding sequence ATGACAGAACTTAAGGTTAAAAATGTGGGGAAAGGGCTAGGGGTTGAGTTGCCGCAAGAGATTGTTGAACAGCTGCATCTTGGTGCGGGAGATAATATTAGCTTAGAAAGGATGGCTCACGGCTGCTATCGACTCACCTCCCAAAGTGATGGGGTGTCGGAGCAGATGGCATTAATTGAAGGTTTTATGCATGAAGAAGATGCTTAA
- a CDS encoding YbaK/EbsC family protein, which translates to MTISSRLNQYLDDNDVKYDLLPHPRSASSISSAIAAHISPTQLAKAVILEDHESRKVMAVLPANHKVSLRSLGDKLNRELHLIKEQEIYQMFDDCQHGAIPSLGAAYNLEAVYDDLLVEAKEIYFEAGDHSNLVRMNRDDFIKLIKDAKHLRFSHQSVH; encoded by the coding sequence ATGACTATTTCAAGCCGATTAAATCAGTATTTAGATGATAATGACGTAAAGTACGATCTCCTGCCCCACCCTCGCAGTGCAAGTTCTATTAGCTCAGCTATTGCTGCGCACATATCCCCCACACAACTCGCCAAAGCCGTGATCTTAGAAGATCACGAAAGCCGCAAGGTGATGGCCGTATTACCCGCTAACCATAAAGTTAGTTTGCGTTCGCTCGGTGATAAACTAAATCGAGAGCTTCACTTAATTAAGGAGCAAGAGATCTATCAAATGTTCGACGATTGTCAGCATGGCGCCATCCCCTCCCTAGGTGCAGCTTATAACTTAGAGGCTGTTTATGATGATCTATTGGTTGAAGCTAAAGAGATCTACTTTGAGGCTGGGGATCATAGCAACTTAGTACGCATGAACCGAGATGACTTTATCAAGCTGATTAAAGATGCCAAGCACTTAAGATTCAGTCATCAAAGCGTGCATTAA
- a CDS encoding ATP-binding protein: MANYLPPLFTRLYLSLLTALFASIILTFYLSEQYLEQSDVVDFHDDSYQIFIEATSGMQRTHLSAEQYINSYQGQHPQFNITWQANWNAKQDCSDCEFLSNIGGISIYQLSDEQLLAIYPLYQTNGTILISDRLPNSLFFDRTNKQQSSSFIELLRDDPSEFIPYLLLLVVIISLGTTLYFSVRRLQKQINQLVDINKKFGQGELNIRALQTYSEPVNELADSFNRMANAITETVKENQIFAQAVPHEIRTPLSRIQLATGLLRQRSLQNEELELLDNIDNYIDDIEKLTRQVLTFSKLNAVTGQDDSQNTQRIKLDEYLQSRIMQLTTDNVIAVKLNLQPLELECEPAYLRLMFDNLFNNALMYASSQVEITVSSSRKSCGKGLVVVSVDDDGPGVDSHQFETIFLPFSRLDKSRNQQTGGLGLGLAIAKAATRRMQGKLLVGRSHLGGASFSCQLAYNPKQQN, from the coding sequence ATGGCTAACTATCTTCCGCCTCTTTTTACGCGTCTTTACTTGAGTTTGCTTACGGCGCTGTTTGCCAGCATTATCCTAACATTCTACTTGAGTGAGCAGTATTTAGAACAAAGTGATGTGGTCGATTTCCATGATGATAGCTATCAAATCTTTATTGAAGCCACCTCAGGCATGCAGCGTACGCACTTGTCTGCAGAGCAATATATTAATAGCTATCAAGGGCAACATCCTCAATTTAATATTACTTGGCAAGCAAATTGGAATGCTAAGCAAGACTGCTCTGATTGTGAGTTTTTAAGCAATATCGGAGGAATATCAATATATCAATTATCTGACGAGCAACTATTAGCCATTTATCCACTTTACCAAACTAATGGCACTATCTTAATCTCAGATAGGCTGCCAAATAGTTTATTTTTTGATAGAACCAATAAACAACAGAGCAGCAGTTTTATAGAGTTATTACGTGACGACCCTTCTGAGTTCATTCCCTATTTACTGCTGCTTGTAGTGATTATTTCCTTAGGTACTACGTTATACTTTTCAGTTCGGCGGCTACAAAAACAGATTAACCAACTGGTTGATATAAATAAAAAGTTTGGTCAGGGCGAGCTCAACATTCGTGCTCTCCAGACCTATTCTGAGCCCGTTAATGAGTTGGCAGACAGCTTTAACAGAATGGCTAATGCCATTACTGAAACGGTAAAAGAGAATCAAATTTTTGCCCAAGCGGTGCCCCATGAAATACGTACACCACTGAGTAGAATTCAGCTGGCAACAGGTTTACTGCGTCAACGTAGTTTGCAAAATGAAGAGCTAGAATTACTAGATAATATCGATAACTATATCGATGATATCGAAAAGTTAACTCGCCAAGTACTCACCTTTTCTAAGCTAAATGCAGTAACAGGCCAAGATGATAGCCAAAACACACAACGAATAAAACTAGATGAATATTTGCAGAGCCGAATAATGCAGTTAACTACCGATAATGTTATCGCCGTTAAATTAAATCTGCAGCCACTTGAGCTTGAATGTGAGCCAGCATACTTACGATTGATGTTTGATAATCTATTTAACAATGCACTTATGTACGCAAGTTCTCAAGTTGAGATCACAGTCAGCTCTAGCCGCAAATCTTGCGGAAAAGGCCTCGTTGTAGTCAGTGTTGACGACGATGGGCCTGGCGTTGATAGCCATCAGTTTGAAACCATCTTTCTGCCTTTTTCCCGCTTAGATAAAAGTCGTAACCAACAAACGGGAGGGTTGGGACTAGGCTTGGCTATTGCCAAAGCAGCAACAAGACGAATGCAGGGGAAATTGCTTGTCGGTCGCAGCCACTTAGGCGGTGCCAGCTTTAGCTGCCAACTAGCCTATAACCCCAAGCAACAAAACTAA
- a CDS encoding response regulator transcription factor, whose protein sequence is MSKANILIIEDDKEISRLTAMYLEAEDYSTRVIADGLQAVGAVRMEQPDLVILDLMLPGLDGVSVCKQIRKFYQGPILVLTACCDDISEVSLLKLGADDYLTKPVRPHVMLARIEALLRRSRPVTPSYNQLHVGQLTIDTGRQIVSYNNLTLVLTTAEYDMLLLLASHAGSIVSRESCCRSLRGIDYDFNDRSVDMRISGLRRKLNDDMPPYKTILTIRNKGYMLING, encoded by the coding sequence GTGAGTAAAGCAAATATACTCATTATTGAAGATGATAAAGAGATCTCTCGTTTAACCGCCATGTATCTTGAAGCTGAAGATTACAGTACGCGCGTGATTGCGGATGGCTTACAAGCAGTAGGCGCTGTAAGGATGGAGCAGCCCGACTTAGTCATTCTTGATTTAATGCTACCAGGGTTAGATGGGGTATCGGTGTGCAAACAGATACGCAAGTTTTATCAAGGCCCTATCTTGGTATTAACGGCCTGCTGCGACGATATTAGCGAAGTCAGTCTACTCAAACTTGGCGCCGACGATTACCTCACTAAGCCAGTGCGGCCACATGTCATGCTTGCCAGAATTGAAGCTTTACTAAGACGCAGTCGACCCGTAACCCCGAGTTACAACCAATTGCACGTTGGACAACTCACTATTGATACCGGCAGGCAAATCGTTAGCTATAACAATCTTACGCTTGTGCTCACTACCGCTGAGTACGATATGTTACTGCTACTAGCTTCCCATGCTGGCAGCATTGTTTCTAGAGAGAGTTGCTGCCGATCATTAAGAGGCATTGATTATGATTTCAATGATCGTTCAGTAGATATGCGGATCTCAGGGCTAAGAAGAAAACTCAATGATGACATGCCCCCCTACAAAACGATATTAACGATACGCAACAAAGGATACATGTTGATCAATGGCTAA
- a CDS encoding 2OG-Fe(II) oxygenase has translation MILPRTSQTGDDSSLFASIANDIANKGYSINPAALPHDLTHLLASHITTMPDANFKRAGIGRSVDHKINDFVRTDAISWINNDSEAGTAWLDWTQALQVFLNRRLFLGLFSFESHFAHYAEGDFYKKHKDAFIGEGNRILSVVVYLNQSWSKDDGGELVIYQNQQSTSAIIDDHTVRVTPGFGTVVVFLSEEFPHEVLAAKRDRFSIAGWFRLNCSIANNIDPPS, from the coding sequence TTGATCTTACCTCGCACCTCTCAAACAGGTGACGATTCCTCCCTTTTTGCATCAATTGCAAATGACATCGCAAACAAAGGCTACAGCATTAACCCTGCTGCTCTGCCACACGATTTAACCCATTTATTAGCCTCACATATTACCACTATGCCCGACGCTAATTTTAAGCGCGCTGGCATTGGTCGCTCAGTTGATCATAAGATTAATGACTTTGTGCGTACCGACGCGATTAGCTGGATTAATAATGACAGTGAAGCGGGCACGGCTTGGCTTGATTGGACTCAGGCGCTGCAAGTGTTCTTGAATAGAAGACTCTTTTTAGGGCTATTTTCGTTTGAAAGCCACTTTGCACATTACGCTGAAGGTGATTTTTATAAAAAGCACAAAGATGCCTTTATCGGTGAGGGGAATCGAATACTTTCTGTGGTGGTTTATCTTAACCAATCTTGGTCGAAAGACGATGGCGGAGAGCTGGTGATATATCAAAATCAACAATCAACATCTGCGATTATTGATGACCATACGGTTCGCGTTACACCCGGTTTTGGTACCGTGGTGGTCTTTTTAAGTGAAGAGTTTCCCCATGAAGTGCTAGCCGCAAAACGTGACCGTTTCTCTATCGCGGGTTGGTTTAGGCTCAATTGCAGCATTGCCAATAACATCGACCCACCAAGTTAA
- a CDS encoding TM2 domain-containing protein gives MQEIDCPQCSQKIDINLVTCPQCHVVQGLEALSGVDPYIRIKNQKLTIWFSLLFGGLGVHKFYLGQHLKGSLYLIFSWTLVPMIVGWIDAVRTMKMSPFNFQQRYCRKVSHYYV, from the coding sequence ATGCAAGAAATAGATTGCCCACAGTGCAGCCAAAAAATCGACATTAATCTGGTGACCTGCCCCCAGTGCCATGTCGTTCAAGGGTTAGAGGCACTCTCTGGAGTTGATCCTTATATTCGTATTAAAAATCAAAAACTCACGATATGGTTTAGCCTTTTATTCGGTGGGCTGGGCGTACATAAGTTCTATTTAGGTCAACACCTAAAGGGCAGCTTGTACTTAATCTTTAGCTGGACCTTAGTGCCGATGATTGTTGGCTGGATCGATGCGGTGCGCACCATGAAAATGAGTCCCTTCAATTTTCAGCAACGTTATTGTCGAAAAGTGAGTCACTACTACGTCTAG
- a CDS encoding YdcH family protein, with product MLNENHALIFDFPEFKQDIVYLNHKDEAFQELSKQYHLLDYEIRQLEIDGSPTDDEHMHQLKLQRANLKDVLFLKLKEHHA from the coding sequence ATGCTAAATGAGAATCATGCACTTATTTTTGACTTCCCAGAATTTAAACAAGACATTGTTTATTTGAATCATAAAGACGAAGCATTCCAAGAACTGTCCAAACAGTATCATTTATTAGATTATGAAATTCGTCAGCTAGAAATTGACGGTAGTCCCACCGATGACGAGCATATGCATCAGCTAAAATTACAGCGCGCTAATTTAAAAGACGTCCTATTCCTGAAATTAAAAGAGCACCACGCCTAA
- a CDS encoding carotenoid oxygenase family protein, with amino-acid sequence MQRRDFLKGMGIVGATSLLPGSLSALATTVAPKAVNVKQLFNDALAHNPELIGFANIEKDFPQQSLTVEGKIPADLQGVFYRNGPGKHERGNVRYQHLFEGDGMLQRFEFDQGKVVHHGKFINTPKFAKEQSAGQFLYSGPDTKLANALPVSKADQINTANTNIITVGDDMWALWEAGSPTKVDKETLEFKQQVSLGAGSKYGNSLRGLAFSAHPKISPNGDIWNFGLNGSGHIVLYHLSANGQVKNAGLINAQYRGGMLHDFLMTDKHLLIILPSLFTDKSIDGSFASTQYSNDIPMSVLVISKQSLTVTKRYELPAGFAFHYGNAWEETNGTLHFDASLYPNVDVLHKLSNMMSGQMSLANAHAKTAFYTLNPNGSHSMHMTAKNSEFPAVCDHVVGLKNDYLYHLSSNEQSLWNDAVSSININSGAEQHFNFGKDYLVEEHISVCPKAVEGTGYLIGTALHVPSKRTCLNIFAANDINSGPMARAWLPYHLPLGFHGHFQAS; translated from the coding sequence ATGCAACGCAGAGATTTTTTAAAGGGAATGGGTATTGTTGGTGCAACGAGTTTACTGCCAGGTTCGTTGTCAGCATTGGCAACCACAGTCGCGCCAAAAGCGGTCAATGTTAAACAGCTATTTAATGACGCATTAGCGCACAATCCTGAGTTAATTGGCTTTGCCAATATTGAAAAAGATTTCCCACAACAATCTCTAACGGTTGAAGGTAAGATCCCAGCCGACCTACAAGGCGTATTCTATCGTAATGGCCCTGGTAAACATGAGCGTGGCAATGTTCGCTATCAGCATCTGTTTGAGGGTGATGGCATGCTACAACGCTTTGAGTTTGACCAAGGAAAAGTGGTTCATCACGGTAAATTTATCAACACCCCCAAGTTTGCTAAAGAGCAAAGCGCGGGTCAGTTTCTTTACTCTGGTCCAGATACTAAATTGGCAAATGCCCTGCCAGTGTCTAAAGCTGACCAAATCAACACTGCTAACACTAATATCATTACCGTCGGCGACGACATGTGGGCACTATGGGAAGCAGGCTCCCCTACCAAGGTAGACAAAGAAACCCTCGAATTTAAACAGCAAGTCAGTCTAGGTGCAGGCTCTAAATATGGCAATAGTTTACGAGGTCTGGCTTTTTCAGCACACCCTAAAATTTCGCCCAATGGCGATATCTGGAATTTTGGCTTAAACGGTTCCGGACATATTGTGTTGTACCATTTATCCGCTAATGGCCAAGTTAAAAATGCAGGACTTATCAACGCACAATATCGCGGGGGCATGTTGCATGACTTCTTGATGACCGATAAGCACTTACTGATTATCTTGCCATCATTGTTCACTGACAAATCCATTGACGGCAGCTTCGCGAGTACGCAATACAGCAATGATATACCCATGAGTGTATTGGTTATCAGTAAGCAGTCGCTAACCGTAACCAAGCGATATGAGCTGCCTGCTGGCTTTGCTTTTCATTACGGTAATGCCTGGGAAGAAACCAATGGCACGCTACATTTCGATGCGAGTTTATACCCCAACGTCGATGTTTTACATAAGCTGAGCAACATGATGAGTGGCCAAATGAGCCTAGCCAACGCACATGCAAAAACAGCGTTTTATACCTTAAACCCCAATGGCAGCCACAGCATGCATATGACGGCTAAAAACAGTGAGTTTCCAGCCGTGTGTGATCATGTGGTCGGTCTTAAAAACGATTATCTGTATCATTTATCGAGCAATGAGCAAAGCTTGTGGAATGACGCTGTATCATCAATCAATATCAATAGCGGTGCTGAGCAACATTTCAATTTTGGCAAAGACTATCTAGTGGAAGAACACATTAGCGTATGCCCTAAAGCAGTTGAAGGTACTGGATACCTCATTGGTACCGCGTTGCATGTGCCCAGTAAGCGGACTTGTCTTAACATATTTGCCGCCAACGATATCAATTCAGGCCCCATGGCACGGGCTTGGCTGCCCTATCATCTACCTCTCGGTTTTCATGGTCACTTTCAAGCAAGTTAA
- a CDS encoding DUF2141 domain-containing protein — protein MTFYTTTHSKVSTNDISNMPKIVRISALLSALFFAHSASAADINFEISSVADAQGKLYVQLFKGEQSYRENQAVNATMMQATQGTMVITFANVSAGEYALRFFHDQNNNGNLDTNLFGLPAEGYGFSNNAKPNFGPVSYQDIKFNVTEEQALLVNKTEVIY, from the coding sequence ATGACTTTTTACACGACTACTCACTCAAAAGTGTCAACAAATGACATCAGTAATATGCCAAAGATAGTTAGAATCTCTGCACTGCTGAGCGCTTTATTTTTTGCACACTCAGCATCTGCTGCCGATATCAATTTTGAAATATCAAGTGTAGCCGACGCACAAGGTAAGCTTTATGTTCAGCTCTTTAAAGGTGAACAAAGCTATCGAGAGAACCAAGCCGTAAACGCCACTATGATGCAGGCTACCCAAGGGACAATGGTTATCACTTTTGCCAATGTATCAGCAGGTGAATATGCACTGCGCTTTTTCCATGATCAAAATAATAATGGCAATTTGGATACCAATCTATTTGGTCTTCCCGCTGAGGGTTATGGCTTTTCTAACAATGCTAAGCCCAACTTTGGACCCGTTAGTTACCAAGACATTAAGTTCAACGTGACCGAAGAGCAAGCCTTGCTAGTTAATAAAACCGAAGTGATTTATTAA
- a CDS encoding LytTR family DNA-binding domain-containing protein, translating into MTNRELPPENQPLEPIFSKQKLAHDLLIVAAVGLFIGFLAPFGMDELPVLVSISYWLVTCTSGYFIYTPMIRLGHRYLAKWVTAVWGRVALSTLIASMIMSVAVPLISWLFFSIEIELAKEFFQVFPKAIVIGGVMTFFSLVQGYIRQQKSQLAASKKVIEEHEQNTDVDVHLQFEQFMQLLPLEKRGQLMCLEMSDHYLKVHTDKGHHMLLMRLKDALEKLDGFAGMQTHRSWWVATEAIVSVNKDNRKMSLMLANGIEVPVSRTFVDAVKAVNI; encoded by the coding sequence TTGACGAATCGTGAACTACCCCCTGAAAATCAACCATTAGAACCCATTTTCAGTAAGCAAAAGTTGGCCCATGACCTGTTAATCGTCGCAGCGGTAGGCTTGTTTATCGGTTTCTTGGCGCCGTTTGGTATGGATGAACTGCCTGTACTCGTGTCGATCTCTTATTGGTTAGTGACATGTACCAGCGGCTACTTTATCTATACGCCAATGATTCGTTTGGGCCATCGTTATTTAGCTAAATGGGTAACGGCGGTGTGGGGGAGAGTGGCGTTATCGACACTGATTGCCAGTATGATAATGAGCGTCGCGGTCCCGTTAATAAGTTGGTTGTTTTTTAGTATTGAGATTGAACTCGCTAAGGAGTTTTTTCAAGTATTCCCTAAGGCCATTGTGATTGGGGGAGTGATGACATTTTTTAGTCTTGTGCAAGGTTATATTCGCCAGCAAAAAAGCCAGCTAGCAGCATCAAAAAAAGTCATAGAAGAACACGAGCAAAATACTGATGTTGATGTCCATCTGCAATTTGAACAGTTTATGCAGCTACTACCTTTAGAGAAACGTGGTCAGTTGATGTGTCTTGAAATGTCTGATCATTACTTAAAAGTGCATACCGACAAAGGTCACCATATGTTGTTAATGCGACTTAAAGATGCCTTGGAGAAGCTAGATGGCTTCGCTGGTATGCAAACTCATCGCTCATGGTGGGTGGCAACTGAGGCGATAGTTTCTGTCAATAAAGACAATCGTAAAATGTCGCTAATGCTAGCCAATGGTATTGAAGTGCCAGTTTCAAGGACATTTGTTGATGCGGTAAAAGCGGTGAATATCTAG
- a CDS encoding LiaF domain-containing protein produces MSVILEDRPINQVREQVIDKLIVNYSHGIISAEAFERRLDDAMASESHQALLDLVADLSMSTDAEYSSKKDQQFTPNYSNKQADDTLVISCILGNNERSGQWVVPSEIKLNNVLGETTLDFTDAIFQHQEITIKLNCILGSCKVFIPENINVICKTYCAVSSIENTAPSMANRQAPVITIEGKVVLGSLSVSVKHTIKEKFIAFANQLKNTFN; encoded by the coding sequence ATGTCAGTCATATTAGAAGATAGACCCATTAACCAGGTTCGTGAACAAGTCATAGATAAACTCATTGTTAACTATAGCCATGGGATTATATCCGCTGAAGCATTTGAACGTCGTCTCGATGACGCGATGGCCAGTGAATCACATCAAGCGTTACTCGACTTAGTTGCCGATCTGTCCATGTCTACAGACGCCGAATATAGCAGTAAAAAAGATCAGCAATTTACACCCAATTACTCAAACAAGCAGGCAGATGACACGCTAGTTATCAGCTGTATTCTGGGTAATAATGAGCGTAGTGGTCAGTGGGTAGTGCCTAGCGAGATTAAGCTCAACAATGTGTTAGGCGAAACCACATTGGATTTTACCGATGCTATTTTTCAGCATCAAGAGATCACCATTAAGCTCAACTGCATTCTTGGCAGCTGCAAAGTCTTTATCCCTGAAAACATCAACGTGATATGTAAAACCTACTGCGCTGTAAGTAGTATTGAAAATACAGCTCCTTCGATGGCAAACCGCCAAGCACCAGTTATCACTATTGAGGGTAAAGTGGTTCTCGGTAGCCTTTCAGTATCGGTAAAGCACACGATTAAAGAGAAATTTATCGCTTTTGCCAACCAGCTAAAAAACACCTTCAATTAA
- the catB gene encoding type B chloramphenicol O-acetyltransferase, which produces MNNYFDSPFVGKSLQEQVTNPNIIVGKHSYYSGYYHNHSFDDCARYLLPDRTDVDKLIIGSFCSIGSGAVFMMAGNQGHQNNWVSTFPFFYQENEHFTDAKDGFERSGDTVIGNDVWIGTEAMIMSGVKLGDGAIIASRAVVTKDVAPYSIVGSNPAKHIRFRFPETEIAKLLEMQWWLWSDIQLKSAMALMCSSDINGLYDYWQTLKQE; this is translated from the coding sequence TTGAACAATTATTTTGACAGCCCCTTTGTCGGCAAATCACTGCAAGAGCAAGTGACAAACCCTAATATCATTGTGGGAAAACACAGCTATTATTCTGGCTATTATCACAACCATAGTTTCGACGATTGTGCCCGTTACTTGCTGCCCGATAGAACTGATGTCGATAAACTCATTATTGGTAGCTTCTGCTCAATTGGTTCAGGTGCAGTATTTATGATGGCGGGTAATCAAGGGCACCAGAATAATTGGGTGAGCACTTTTCCATTTTTCTACCAAGAAAACGAACACTTTACTGACGCTAAAGATGGCTTTGAACGTTCAGGAGATACCGTTATAGGCAATGATGTATGGATTGGCACTGAAGCTATGATTATGAGTGGCGTTAAGCTCGGTGATGGCGCCATTATCGCCAGCCGTGCTGTGGTGACTAAAGATGTCGCGCCCTACTCTATTGTTGGTTCAAATCCAGCGAAACATATTCGTTTTCGTTTTCCTGAAACAGAGATCGCTAAACTACTTGAGATGCAATGGTGGTTATGGAGTGATATACAGCTAAAAAGTGCCATGGCATTAATGTGCTCATCTGATATCAATGGCCTATACGATTACTGGCAGACTTTGAAGCAAGAGTAA
- a CDS encoding type II secretion system protein, with protein sequence MNMNKQNASLPHNSGFTLIELVVVIIILGVLAVTALPKFINMKSDANVAVIKGAVGSIKTAVSLFKAKTMTSGNTFTDVVEFSGVKGSNYQPWAATATASGFLSDYSSPPEIFEGAGLDVNEWAYRIYVPTSYAVIAAPKSVLDKSEPSAAEVKATNCYFQYHWQTSGEPTITTVMTDC encoded by the coding sequence ATGAATATGAATAAACAAAATGCATCACTTCCCCACAATTCAGGCTTCACCCTCATAGAGTTGGTTGTCGTTATTATTATTTTAGGTGTTTTGGCTGTTACGGCATTGCCCAAATTTATCAATATGAAATCAGATGCAAACGTTGCTGTGATTAAAGGGGCCGTGGGTTCAATTAAAACCGCAGTATCGCTATTTAAAGCCAAAACCATGACTTCAGGTAATACTTTTACTGATGTGGTCGAGTTTTCTGGCGTAAAAGGCAGTAACTATCAACCATGGGCTGCAACAGCTACTGCAAGTGGATTTTTATCTGATTACTCCTCTCCACCCGAAATATTTGAAGGTGCTGGATTAGATGTTAACGAATGGGCTTACCGTATTTACGTACCCACTAGCTATGCCGTTATTGCTGCACCTAAAAGTGTTTTAGATAAAAGTGAACCTAGTGCCGCAGAGGTTAAAGCGACTAACTGCTATTTTCAGTATCACTGGCAAACATCAGGTGAGCCAACAATCACCACAGTGATGACGGACTGCTAG